From the Nerophis ophidion isolate RoL-2023_Sa linkage group LG18, RoL_Noph_v1.0, whole genome shotgun sequence genome, one window contains:
- the LOC133536766 gene encoding mitochondrial intermediate peptidase-like isoform X2, producing the protein MSVSKRLLSCMKRRSLWTYLRSRSVTTWSPVGAAFNARPHKRLELFEKNVGLFGVPELSSPSGFQVATKKALENSHLLLDKACSSTPGVDTVTAFDQLSDGLCKVADLADFVKVQHPDPAYREAARKTCIEIGTAVEKLNTNVELCKSLKNLLDRPDLVAQLDPDTRRVAELFMFDFEISGIHLDERLRKEAVMLHVKLLDLNNEFLVGSHMPNRIARSSIPEHLHLHFASEGSFVQVGGLHADAPDDLVREMAYRIYLYPNADLMECLEELLRCRYKLARLVGYETYGHRALKGTMAATPETVMSFLQLLTNKLSDRTAKDFKIMRDMKKKLNPRNSELMPWDHPYLSGVLRAERYNIEPSLYSPYFSLGSCMEGLNILFSRLYGVSLMSEHPSAGEVWSDDVRKLAVVHETEGLLGYIYCDFFQRKEKPNQDCHFTIRGGRRCQDTGQYQLPVVVLMLSLPHPTRNAPTLLSPGMMENLFHEMGHAMHSMLGRTRYQHVTGEARDARPTLPKCPPSSWSTLPPTIGLSAILHATMKPDSLSLRVWWLVCVSPRRCAVLQTHNCRFFMLPWTRFTMANHKVALPPKSCKRCSRSSMACLTHQIQEMGERYRREMLAHGGAKEPMLMVEGMLQRRPTMEDFVDALVSELQPNFETFIMDSES; encoded by the exons ATGTCCGTCAGTAAAAGGTTACTTTCTTGTATGAAGCGAAGGTCTTTGTGGACGTATTTGCGCAGCAGGAGTGTGACAACGTGGTCACCTGTTGGGGCAGCTTTCAATGCCCGACCTCACAAGAGACTGGAGCTGTTCGAGAAAAATGTG GGTTTGTTTGGAGTGCCAGAGCTGAGTTCACCATCTGGCTTCCAAGTTGCCACAAAGAAAGCTCTTGAAAACTCACATCTCCTGCTTGACAAAGCTTGCTCCAGCACACCGGGGGTCGACACTGTCACCGCTTTTGACCAGCTCTCGGATGGCTTATGTAAAGTGGCAGACCTG GCGGATTTTGTCAAAGTGCAACATCCAGATCCGGCGTACCGCGAGGCCGCGAGAAAAACCTGCATCGAGATCGGCACCGCCGTGGAGAA ATTGAACACTAATGTAGAGCTGTGCAAAAGTTTGAAGAATTTGCTGGATAGACCAGACCTTGTGGCTCAGCTGGATCCAGACACAAG GCGAGTGGCGGAGTTGTTCATGTTTGACTTTGAAATCAGCGGGATTCACCTGGATGAGAGGCTG AGGAAGGAGGCGGTTATGCTCCACGTGAAGCTCTTGGATTTAAACAACGAGTTCCTGGTGGGCTCCCACATGCCCAACAGAATCGCCAGGTCTTCCATCcctgaacatctccacctgcaCTTTGCCAGTGAAGGGAGCTTTGTGCAAGTTGGAGGATTGCACGCAGACGCGCCTGATGATTTG GTTCGAGAAATGGCCTACAGAATTTACCTCTACCCAAATGCAGATCTGATGGAGTGTCTGGAGGAGCTTCTGAGATGCCGATACAAGCTGGCCAGACTAGTGGGATACGAGACGTACGGCCACAGGGCCTTGAAGGGAACCATGGCAGCAACGCCAG AGACGGTGATGAGCTTCCTTCAGCTGTTGACTAACAAGCTATCAGACAG AACagccaaagactttaaaataatgcGTGAcatgaagaaaaaactgaatccTCGGAATTCC GAGCTCATGCCCTGGGATCACCCCTACCTCAGCGGAGTCTTGCGTGCCGAGAG GTACAACATCGAGCCCAGTCTGTACAGCCCCTACTTTTCCTTGGGGTCCTGCATGGAAGGTTTGAACATCCTCTTCTCTCGACTCTATGGCGTGTCCCTAATGTCTGAACACCCAAGCGCCGGGGAAGTGTGGAGTGACGATGTCCGCAAACTC GCTGTGGTTCATGAAACAGAGGGCTTACTTGGATACATTTACTGTGACTTTTTCCAACGGAAAGAAAAACCCAATCAG GACTGTCACTTCACCATCCGCGGAGGCCGCCGGTGCCAGGACACGGGCCAGTACCAACTTCCCGTCGTGGTGCTGATGCTGAGCCTGCCCCATCCCACACGAAATGCCCCCACCTTGCTCTCTCCGGGCATGATGGAGAACCTTTTCCACGAGATGGGCCACGCCATGCATTCGATGCTGGGACGCACTCGCTACCAGCACGTCACGGGTGAG GCACGAGATGCGCGACCGACTTTGCCGAAGTGCCCTCCATCCTCATGGAGTACTTTGCCACCGACTATCGGGTTGTCAGCCATTTTGCACGCCACTATGAAACCGGACAG CCTCTCCCTGAGAGTATGGTGGCTCGTCTGTGTGAGTCCAAGAAGATGTGCGGTGCTGCAGACACACAACTGCAG ATTTTTTATGCTGCCCTGGACCAGATTTACCATGGCAAACCACAAAGTTGCTCTACCACCGAAATCTTGCAAGAGATGCAGCAGAAGTTCTATGGCTTGCCTTACACACCAAATACA